Genomic DNA from Alicyclobacillus fastidiosus:
GATGCAACGGAGAGAGAACTTACGTAAACAAAATCTAGGTACGTGAGTTCTCCTTTGCGTTAGAGAAGTTGGGTCTTACAAAGTGTTTACGCTGGCACCAACTTACCCGCAGTTCTTGCTGGTGCAATCGTGACATCGCTGCCAACATTAATTTTATTCCTAATTTTACGCAAGGTCTCACGTTGGTGAATTACTGATAGATCTACATTTTTGCGATCGTTACAGATGTGATCGGAAATTCGTCTCCTGGGGGCACATTGCCCCAAAAGTTCCCCTTTTGGCCGCGTAGATATGAACTGAAAGTCCACACAAGATCGTTCAGATCATTACTAATTTGATCCAATAATGTTACTACGAGTGATACATTTTACGGTAAGCTGCGGGTGTAAAGTTCGACATTTGGGTGAACACCCGTGTGAAATAATGGATGGAAGAAAATCCGGATAACTCAGCAATTTCTTTAATCGGATGTTCGGATTCGATGAGCAATTGCCGTGCCAAAATGATGCGCTCCAACTGTAGGTATGCCTTATAACTCATTCCCGTGTTCTCGCTAAACAATCGTGAAAGATGTCGGCCAGATACATTTAGGTACGCAGCGACATCATTTAGTAGAAGAGGGCTAGACAAGTTATCCCGTATGAAATGGAGTGCTCTCTCGAGAACTGGGTTTTTGTGTGAAGGGAAATGGTCGTGAGTGGGTGTTTCCATCGGCCGAAAGCTTGTGACCAACGAAATGAGTAGTGTAGTGGACAGCGCATGTAGCGTCTCTTGTTCAAATGTAGGGAGTGACGCAGTACGAATGAGCGCATCCCACACAGTGTTTGATACTGGCTTTCGGTCTCCATGTATGACCACATCTTCGATGTCGAACATGTTTTGCCACCGAGCTACCCATGAGTTTAAGTTCTCTTGGGGAGGAACTTCGAAAGCAACAAACGCCAGTGTTAAACCGCTTTCGCTGACAATCTGATGAATAATATTGGGTCTGGATATAAAAAGAGAGCCATCGTTTAATTGGAATTTAGATCCTTTTTCAATATAAAAGCCTCGTCCGTGTATCACATAACAAACCTCAAAGAATGAGTGCTTGTGAGATATGTTACTAAAGTGGGCCTCCTCTAATCCCCAATAGTGCACCGGGATTGTTATATCATCGACGCGAATGTTCGAAAGTGCGGCATTCAATACATTTCGGGCACGCTGGGTATCAACGTCTCGCATTTCTTTATCCCCCCTTATCCTGACAAATGTCCGATTTCTACAAATATGTATCATCTTTCTGCAAAGACACACGAAATCCTCTCAAGCACAATCATGGTAAGCATAGAGCATGCTCATACGCGTTTGATGAGGGAGGTTTTCGTGATGGAGTTTTCGAATCAAGACGTCAAATTTTACAATGAGAATGGATATCTGTTGGTGCAGGGGGTATTCAGTCCTTCAGAGGTAGAAGAAATGCGAAGCGCCATCGACGGCATTTTAGATCGAGCATCGCGTACAAAGCTTGACCGTTCTGCGACGTGGCAAGGTGATTATTTACCCCAAGAAGAACTCAAGAAACTCGTTCTAAAGGGATTTCACGATGTTCATTACCATGATTCTGCATTTTTAAGGGCGCTGAGTCATTCGAATATGCGACACGTATTGTCTAGTATAGTGGGTCCCAATGTTCAGCTGCACCACTCGAAAATGCTCGTGAAACCACCTGAAAGAGGCGCGGCGTTTCCTTTACATCAGGACCACCCATATTTCCCACACGAGAAGCACACTATGTTGGCAGCTAGCGTTCATCTGGACGATTCAGATATGGAAAATGGATGTCTTTGTGTCATCCCTGGGTCACATAAAGTGGGTCCCATTCCACACGTAGGTAGTTACTATCTTGATCACCAAAAGTATCCATTGTCTAAGGCGACTCCGTGTCCGGCCAAGGCGGGAGATGTACTTTTCTTCAACTATTTAACCATCCATGGTTCTGACATCAATAGAAGCAATCGAGTGCGGCGAAACGTGTTGTTCCAATATCGTGATCCTGCTGATCCACCGACCAAAGATGTGCACGTCAACTGGGGGCAAGGCTTAATGGTGTGTGGACAGAACCCTATTTTCAAGGAGTATAAGCCGACCACACCGTCTGACATTGAATGACGCTATGTGGAACCCAATTATGGAGCTCGAAACGAATTCCTAACATCACACCGACAGGTAGTGTTCCGGATAATGTCTCATTTGAAAAAGACGTTTTCTGTTTTGCTGGGTACTGCCGTCATCTAATGGATATCTCAGTTCACTTCAGATGACAGAGCAGATGTACTGATTGTCGACGATTCGCTGTTCAGCCGCAGTCAAAGGACCTCGCAACCTGGCTGTCAACCAGGGGATATCGTTGCAAGTCCTCTGAATCCACTGGTATACCATGAAGGGAATGTTCATGATGAGTGAAATGTTGTTGGTCGGGAATCGTACACATCTTTATGGAGTTGCACAAGGATGGGGGCAGTTACCGAATCACATTTCCTATGGGTATACCCATGGCGTATGTGTCGATGCGCACGATAACGTATATGTATTTAATACAAGCAAAGATGCCGTGATTGTCTTTGATAGGGATGGTCATTTCCTCAAATCGTGGGGATCTCAATTTGAAGGTGGGGCACATGGTTTTTACTTACATCGTGACGATGACGGTCAAGAATTTTTCTACATGACGGATGTTGAACGTGGTCTAATGGTAAAAACCACACTCGACGGGGAAGTGCTGCTTGAGGTAGGCGCTCCAGACCGTCCAGATTTGTACGATGCTGAACGGTGCTACATTCCGACCGATGTTTGCGTTGCGCCCAACGGCGATATATATGTGGCGGATGGCTATGGGCAATCTCATGTCCATCAGTATGACGCAGAGGGAAGCTACATTCGTACGTTTGGTGGGAAGGGTTCTGGCCCAGGTCGTGTCACCGAACCGCATGGGATATCTATCAATTTACGTGGAGCAGAGCCAGAGGTATATGTGGCGGATAGGAGAAATCACCGAATCCAAGCGTTTACGCTCGATGGGGAGCATAAATACTTTGTCGATCACGATTTGGATTTACCTTGCAGCTTTTACTTTTACGGAGACGAAATATATATTCCCGATTTAAACAGTAGAGTGACAATTCTGGATAATGATAATCGTTTGATCACGCATATAGGCGAGGATCAACAGGCGTACAAACAAGATGGATGGCCAAATTTGGCGAAGTCGTATTATCGACCAGATAAATTTAGTTCTCCGCACGGAGTATGTGTGGATTCGCGTGGAGACGTATATGTCGTGGAGTGGATTTCTGATGGTAGGGTAACGAAACTCATTCGTCAAGCATGACAAATGCTACCCAATGCAGTGTATCATCGGCATGGGGAGGCCAAGTCTCGGGAAATTCCAAATACAAGGATAGAGCGGACGCTTCCTAACCGTCCCGCGGGGGTTCGAGTCCCTCCAGGTGCGCCATAAAACTCTTATGTAGTGCGCCCTTATTCGACGCCAAACTGCTCGTTCCCACGTTACGGGTACCCTTTCGTCGTCCCGCTTCTGTCGTAACGACTGCAAACTGCACAAACATAAGCCACCTTCCATCACGTAGAGGTGGCTTATGTCCGTCTCATACGCTCCACGCAGCATCACGTGGCAGTCCTGCTTCTACCAATCCGCCACCGATCCGTCATCCTCATGAACCCACATTGGATTCTGATGCTCCCCGGTGTATATCATCTCTTTCATCGCCTCTTCATCAACGTCTACGCCAAGACCAGGTGCTGTCGGTAACTCGATATAACCGTCGTGAACCTGAAATGGTTGCTTGAACAGCCCATCACCAAGATGGACTTGTTCTTGCGCTAAAAAGTTGGGAACCGTAGCGACCACCTGCAAACTGGCTGCTAGATTCATGCCACTGAGTGCGTTGTGCGGGGCGAAGGAGACAAAATAGCTTTCAGCCATGGCAGCAATTTTCTTTGCTTCGGAAATACCGCCGCAGTGACAAACGTCCGGCTGAATCACGGCGGCGGCTTGCTTCTCGAGGAGCTCGCGAAAACCCCATTTGGTATACAATCGCTCGCCAGTCGCCACAGGAATCGAGGTTGAACGAGCGATGGTTGCCATCGCGTCGATGTTCTGTGCAAGACAGGGCTCCTCAATAAACACTGGTTGGAGGGGTTCGAATTCCTTGGCTAGACGAATCGCTAAAGCGGGTGACACGCGTCCGTGAAAATCGATCGCGAAATCGATGCCCCACCCAATCTCTTCGCGAATGGTCTCCATAAATCTCACTTGGCGTCGGATGTAATCCGGCGTTTCGATCATCCGCGCGGGTTCCGGAAGCGCAGTTTTGACCATCGTATATCCCTGTGCGACGGCTTCGCGGCATTGGGATCGCAATGCATCGAGCGTTTCACCGTGGACGTGGCGGTAGATACGGATTCGGGATCGGACGGCGCCACCGAGTAACGTGTAGACCGGT
This window encodes:
- a CDS encoding AraC family transcriptional regulator; amino-acid sequence: MRDVDTQRARNVLNAALSNIRVDDITIPVHYWGLEEAHFSNISHKHSFFEVCYVIHGRGFYIEKGSKFQLNDGSLFISRPNIIHQIVSESGLTLAFVAFEVPPQENLNSWVARWQNMFDIEDVVIHGDRKPVSNTVWDALIRTASLPTFEQETLHALSTTLLISLVTSFRPMETPTHDHFPSHKNPVLERALHFIRDNLSSPLLLNDVAAYLNVSGRHLSRLFSENTGMSYKAYLQLERIILARQLLIESEHPIKEIAELSGFSSIHYFTRVFTQMSNFTPAAYRKMYHS
- a CDS encoding phytanoyl-CoA dioxygenase family protein, coding for MEFSNQDVKFYNENGYLLVQGVFSPSEVEEMRSAIDGILDRASRTKLDRSATWQGDYLPQEELKKLVLKGFHDVHYHDSAFLRALSHSNMRHVLSSIVGPNVQLHHSKMLVKPPERGAAFPLHQDHPYFPHEKHTMLAASVHLDDSDMENGCLCVIPGSHKVGPIPHVGSYYLDHQKYPLSKATPCPAKAGDVLFFNYLTIHGSDINRSNRVRRNVLFQYRDPADPPTKDVHVNWGQGLMVCGQNPIFKEYKPTTPSDIE
- a CDS encoding 6-bladed beta-propeller encodes the protein MMSEMLLVGNRTHLYGVAQGWGQLPNHISYGYTHGVCVDAHDNVYVFNTSKDAVIVFDRDGHFLKSWGSQFEGGAHGFYLHRDDDGQEFFYMTDVERGLMVKTTLDGEVLLEVGAPDRPDLYDAERCYIPTDVCVAPNGDIYVADGYGQSHVHQYDAEGSYIRTFGGKGSGPGRVTEPHGISINLRGAEPEVYVADRRNHRIQAFTLDGEHKYFVDHDLDLPCSFYFYGDEIYIPDLNSRVTILDNDNRLITHIGEDQQAYKQDGWPNLAKSYYRPDKFSSPHGVCVDSRGDVYVVEWISDGRVTKLIRQA
- the dgoD gene encoding galactonate dehydratase, which gives rise to MKITDISIQHIRPRSAILRMHTDEGITGYGECVLEGRGRTVEQAVHELTDYLIGKDPRQIEHHWQAIYRGTFYHGGPVLCSALSGVEQAMWDILGKSLGVPVYTLLGGAVRSRIRIYRHVHGETLDALRSQCREAVAQGYTMVKTALPEPARMIETPDYIRRQVRFMETIREEIGWGIDFAIDFHGRVSPALAIRLAKEFEPLQPVFIEEPCLAQNIDAMATIARSTSIPVATGERLYTKWGFRELLEKQAAAVIQPDVCHCGGISEAKKIAAMAESYFVSFAPHNALSGMNLAASLQVVATVPNFLAQEQVHLGDGLFKQPFQVHDGYIELPTAPGLGVDVDEEAMKEMIYTGEHQNPMWVHEDDGSVADW